A stretch of DNA from Chionomys nivalis chromosome 14, mChiNiv1.1, whole genome shotgun sequence:
CTGCCCCTATCTCCATGCTGACAGAAACCACCCCCGCAATGAACTGGAGCAACATAGGCAAAAGCTGCAATCTTCCCCCATGTCCACTCTCGCCTCCAGGGATAGAAGCTGGCCCTGTTCCCatttctgggatttgaacccattCCTTTCCCACATTGTTCTTCTGTCATCTCTGGGCCGGTACTACTCCTTTGACTTTTTACCATCACCCCATATTTAGGGTGGTAAAATATCCCAAAACTTTTGGGGCTGGTACCCATTCCTTAAAGCATTTTACGGTTCTGGCTCATCTCTGTCTTCACCCTGCCTCTGTGGCCAACTCCACCCCGAATGCAGGGGTCACCAGGCCTGGAGCCAGGAAAAGAGCAGGTCTTGGAAGTCAGAAGGAGCTGGAGCCAGGATGCAAAGCAACTGTAATGGTCTGAGCGGATTTATTGACAGTGAATAAAGGGCGTGAAGTCCAAGCCAGGGCCTGGGCCTCTTGTGCCAAGAGGGCAGGGAGCTTAAGGTGCTATTGCTTTAGGGGCCCACCACGGGTAGGGCCTGGTCCCAGCTGCCACGCTCTTGCATGTGGAGCGAGATTTTGGGGAAGGCAGGCCAGGCAACCCATTGGCaagtagggaaaggaaaaagaatgaggGGTTGGGAAATGGGAGCGGCTCCTCCTGAGGTCCCTCAGCCTGGGACCATGTAACTCCCGATAGAAGTAGAGCTGGTCCCTCAACTGAGGAGCAGTGCTGTCCAGTGGAGGGGAGAGCCTTCATGGCTATCCATACCCTGGCAATGCCTGCTGGTATCCATCAGCACAGTGAAGACTGAGgcttggaagaaaggaagggggacaTTGTTGCTTCCTGTTTGAGCTCTGATTGACCAGTTCTCCAGAGACCGTTTCTAACTCCTGGAGGACCTCTATGCCTACTCCCACTCCCCACCACCAGCCAAGGAATCTGTAACACACACTAAGCCTGTAGCTCACCCCAGGGGCTCAGGGAGTCGATGGGTTTGGGTGGTTTAGGTAGAAGGTAGGAGGATGAGATTACCTGATCACGAGCTCAGGGAGACTCGCCTCGTATACCCCCTGCGTCTGGTGGTAGAGACTCCTGAGAGAAGGGGAAGTGTTcagtgggaagaggaggtggataATCAATGTTGCTCAGCATAGGGACAGAAGATGTGTGTCCACCATTGCCCAATGCATCTCTGACCATGTCTTCATACCTGCTGACCTGAGGTGTCCAGTTTGGTTGGCTGTCCATTTGCCTCTTGACTAAGCAGCTCTGGACTTGGGCCTCTTCCTCTAGTGCCCAAGTTCAGTTCTGCAGAGGTTCCAGGGGCTCCCTCAAGTGTACAAGGGACTAGGCTGTCATCCTTGAGTCCTCCGTTCTGCACTGGGTGGGTGGCTACAGCCTGGGAAGGCGGTGCCTCAGGGAGCAGCCTTTCAGTAGCAGTTGTCCCTGTCCTAGGCTGCCCTCCTGCAGCCACCTGACTGGCCCCTGGTTCCTGCCCCCCACCAGAGCCCCAGCTTCTGTCTGTAGGAGAACCATCACGATGTTCATGTAGGCCATAGCGCTTCTCAATGTGTGTCACTCGGAATCTGGGTGGGAAGAGAACAATGCAGCTTAGGACTACAGCCCAAAGGTGACCTAAACCTCCCTCCCTGGGGTTGATGGCAACTTCTATGGCCTGGGTAGGGAGGCCTTCTGAGATTGTGGGACAGATACTTTGTGCAGCTTGACCCCTGCTGCAGTTGCTCTGTCATTCAGAGGAAAGTATTGGGCACCAACTTAATCTCCCTTTTCTTGGACCACTGTATCCCCACCTGCCCACTGAGAATACAGTGGTCTCTCCAGGCCTGGGGCGACCTTTTCCTTCCTTAGAGCGACCCTGACGGACAAGGGGGGGCCTCTTGTTGCGGCTACAGTGGATGCAAGGAGCTGCAGAGCCAAGATGCACTGTGTGATGATGGGAAGGAGCTCCATCCTGCAGGCTGGAGGTGGCATCCACGCTGGACcacaggaagaaagcagaatggaGCAGAAATGAgatttccatttcccttcctgccatttcttttgttctctcaACATGATCTTTAATCCTCTCCAAACCCCACCTTTCCCAGGTTCCAACTCCTTTTGTCTTGAGTAAATTCAATGTTAAGAAATGAGTGGTCACACATTCTTCCTTTCCACCCTGGTTACTAAAGAGAGTAATGCTTAACCAAAGAAAGTGACACCAGAGGTGAATGCTAGCCTGCATGGTATCTAGATTGGATATAAAGGGTAAAGGGTTTCTATAAAACTTCTCCCATAGGTTAGCTAGCCTtgtccaccccctcccccaactcccatggAACTTGGGAAAACTATATTAGAGCGGGTACTCCAAGGTAAGGTAAGCTATGCTGGCCCTTGTTTCCAGCTCACCTGGAGAGCTGTACCGTCCCTTCTCCTTCACTGTCCCCTAGCATCTCCTTCAAGGCCTCAGCATTGGCTGATGGGAGAGGGAGAAGCAATCAGTGGAGGTGGAGGTCAGGGCAAGAGACAGTTGGGAAAGAGCAAGCTTTTGGCCTATACCCACCTTCATTTTGGATGATACAGCGAACAATCCTCTCTACTGTGTCCTCATTCACGTCATCGTCTTCAGCTGAAGGATGAAAGAGGTTGGCAAGGAAGTGGGAAATGAGTCAGCTTTGGGGGAATATGACCTGATGGCCCCAGGGGGGATGGCTGAAAATGTATCCCTTTACCTATGTGCCTTCATGCATCAGGCTAGAAAAGGTAGGAGAGGAAATGGGGCCCCAGGGTTACCATGAGTGGACCCCCTTCTCTAGCCTCTATTTCGGGGGGTGTCATTCAATTTACGTGCAGAATCAAAAAAGCAGCATAAAGCTGTCTTTTGGGCTGCATCAGGATTTGGGCTGGGTCTATCGGCCAGGGAGGCCAAAAAAAGTTGGGGGAAAAGGGTAAGGAAGGAAGGTGCCTTAATCAGGGTTCTAGGCTCCTCACTCACGGGGCTGGAGCTGGGCATCATCAGGCTCTGAGCCCCTAGACGTGCGGCAGCGGTAGCCTTTCTTCTTGAGCACGTGGCAGATCATGAAGCCTACAAGGCCCATGAGGAAGAAGACCAGCACAAGCAGGAAGAGCATGTACAGCCCATGTTGGGGCGGCTCCAGGCCAGGCTGTGGTTCCGACATGAGGCCCTGGGGGGCGAGCGCGGGCCAGGGCGCCTCCTGGGTTTAGTGGGCTGCAGCTGGGTACCCGCAGAGTAGGAAGGCATCTTAGGATCCGCAATAGGAGGCCCGCCCCACCCCCTACCGAACCAAGGAGCTGTCCGGACTAAGGGTGCTGGTTGGCTAAAACCGCCGCAGGCTGGAGGCCAGACGGCATCTACAAAAGCCCTCTGCTGCGCCCCAGCCCCACTTTTCTGACATCCAGACAGCTATCCTTTACAGCTCATCCCGCGCCCCCGTCCCTTCCAAGGACACTGCAGCACAAGATGGGACGAAATTCTCAGACAACGAGCCCAGAAAACACGCTTGAGTCAGTGTTGCTACCTCCTCTACACCAGCCTGAGCCAGGCCTCGTGCAGCCCCCATCCCTCCCTGCATTCCCGGGTCCCTTCTTTTTTGGTTCCTCCCACCCTGACCACCTGGCCCACCCGGTACCGGTGGTTTGGTTCTGTCTCCGGCTCCTGTTCTGTCTCGGGTCCCTGTTCCAGGG
This window harbors:
- the Rell2 gene encoding RELT-like protein 2, with the protein product MSEPQPGLEPPQHGLYMLFLLVLVFFLMGLVGFMICHVLKKKGYRCRTSRGSEPDDAQLQPPEDDDVNEDTVERIVRCIIQNEANAEALKEMLGDSEGEGTVQLSSVDATSSLQDGAPSHHHTVHLGSAAPCIHCSRNKRPPLVRQGRSKEGKGRPRPGETTVFSVGRFRVTHIEKRYGLHEHRDGSPTDRSWGSGGGQEPGASQVAAGGQPRTGTTATERLLPEAPPSQAVATHPVQNGGLKDDSLVPCTLEGAPGTSAELNLGTRGRGPSPELLSQEANGQPTKLDTSGQQESLPPDAGGIRGESP